Proteins encoded within one genomic window of Ursus arctos isolate Adak ecotype North America unplaced genomic scaffold, UrsArc2.0 scaffold_7, whole genome shotgun sequence:
- the VAX1 gene encoding ventral anterior homeobox 1 isoform X2, whose product MFGKPDKMDVRCHSDAEAARVSKNAHKESRESKGAEGNLPAAFLKEPQGAFSASGAAEDCNKSKSNSAADPDYCRRILVRDAKGSIREIILPKGLDLDRPKRTRTSFTAEQLYRLEMEFQRCQYVVGRERTELARQLNLSETQVPGNSEENNERFKR is encoded by the exons atgtTCGGGAAACCAGACAAAATGGACGTTCGGTGCCACTCGGACGCAGAGGCTGCCCGGGTCTCGAAGAACGCGCACAAGGAGAGCCGGGAGAGCAAGGGTGCGGAGGGGAACCTCCCCGCCGCCTTCCTCAAGGAGCCGCAGGGCGCCTTCTCCGCGTCGGGTGCCGCGGAAGATTGTAACAAAAGTAAATCCAATTCGGCCGCCGACCCGGATTATTGCCGCCGGATCCTGGTGCGAG ATGCCAAGGGTTCCATCCGAGAGATCATCCTGCCCAAGGGCCTGGACCTGGACCGGCCCAAGAGGACGCGCACGTCCTTCACCGCGGAGCAGCTCTACCGGCTGGAGATGGAGTTCCAGCGCTGCCAGTACGTGGTGGGCCGAGAGAGGACCGAGCTCGCCCGGCAGCTAAACCTCTCGGAGACCCAGGTACCAG